The sequence below is a genomic window from Ovis canadensis isolate MfBH-ARS-UI-01 breed Bighorn chromosome 1, ARS-UI_OviCan_v2, whole genome shotgun sequence.
TGAGTGTATGAGAGGGAAAGACAAAGAGgtcaaatttgtttttaatgaaaagaaacaaaaaatagagaCAAGTCAACTGAAAAAGAGAGTTCAAAATTATGATAGGGCTTGATAAAGTGGAGCCAGATAAATCTTTCCAAAGGTCTCGGAAAATCCAGGGCCTGTATTTAGAAAGAAACTGCTTACTGAGGCAGAACTGAGCGAGTGGACACACATGGAATAAATTTTCAAGCAAAAGCCCCAAATCAAACAACATAAATGAGCTCAAGAAACAGCAGGACATTTTAACAAAGAACGTTGAGATCACAAGATGCAGTGATAAAGCTAATAAAAGGAACTGAGATAACCAGATAAGAGCAGCCCTTGGGTCAAACATCCGTTCGTGCCCAGgtgtgtctttctttttatcaTGGCTTACTGTAGTTTGAAAGTGCCTTAAAATATATAGATGAGTCCCTTGTGCTTTAACAAGCTCTTCGTGTTACCTGAAGCTTCTGATTATGATTAGGAATGTTTCATTCATCTAGCCCTGCACTCCTATCATACTGCAAAGATGGTTCCTGCAACCATGTGGTAAATAGAATAGTCACACCTGCAGCCATGACTCCTGGTACCCCATTCAGGAAGCCAGACAGCTAGGCAGTTCTGAGACCAAGCAGTATAACATGAGGAAGTCTCATACAACCCTGGCCTTGGTGGCAATATGGCCAAGTGAATAGTATAAAAGAAAGGGGCAATTTAAAGATCACCACCTACCCCCAAAGGTATTATATTCATAGCACCCTGCCCAATTATGTATTTGTCATATAAACAAGAGGGCATTGTTCCCCATATTTGCCCTCAAGTTATCAGTCAGCTGCTGACCTCATAGTTGCACAGCTGATATGTTGTCATGAAACAGACTGTGATGTCTTAAGTGATCACTCTCAGAGGTTACAATTGTCAGGTGAAACCAGTATGCTGATTCTTATTAGTTAAATGAAGCCTTGTTGTAGCAGAATCAGCTAATTCACTTTAATGACTTGGAAATCCAGTGCAAATTGCTGCATTTTGGTTATTAGAATACCTCCAAGgctttttctttatatctttctttttgattttttttttaatgtgtggggGTGGTACCCTAAAATGTTTTTAGTATACAGGGAAGCAACTTCTTGGAACACTAAATGGAACCTAACCTCCTGGCACCATATGCATTTTGGTGATAAATTGGAATGTGTCATGTGATACACAAATAAGGCATTGATTTATGTGACTGAGTTTGAAGGACTCAGCTAAGTCTAATGGATGTCAGGAAGAGCATTGTATTCTTCCTTACAATCTTCCCAAAGATTGTAGGGAAGGGGCTTAAATGCACGGGGAAGGGGCTTAAATGCATGAGGAAGAGGCTTAAATCAATGCCTATTCTACGAGGCATCCTCTTGTGCCTCCATTTGCCCTTTGGTGAAGTCTTCACTATGGCACcaacctagaaaatcccattgcCAAGTGCCCTAATACAGTCATCCACCTTGAGAGGAGCTATTCTGACCTGGTGCCTGGACCACCTGCTGCCCACCTAGGTTTAGAAATCTTACTGGAGCAGGAGTGAGGGACAGTCAGTCCATCTAATAGCAGACTTTTAAGGTACTTCaaaatggacctttgtgggcTGTATAagtaaggtttttaaaaattcttaattttgacATCTCAGATAAATAGATTCACTTGCCTAGATTGAACCTGTGGGTATGTTGATGTGTTTCTTCtgaattgcttttctctttttaactaaATCAGCAATTCTAGATGAATTGAAAAAGTCTACTTCTTTCCTAATATTATGTTTAGAGTCCTAATAAATTCTTTTCATTAAATTGCTTTCATTTCCTAACTTGACCATTGTGTATTTGAAATACTATAGTATTCCAGAGATTTCTGAGGAGTGGGGTTAAGTGAAGACAGACATTGAGCCTACTCTTAAGGAGTTTGCTTTCTAGTGGACAgacataattaaataataaattgtaACAGAACTAATACACAGTGTGGAAGAGGCCACTGACCAATAGGCACCAAGAAATCTGGGATCACACATCAGATATAAATGTAGAAtctcacagaaagaaaagaagaaaggcatgTATCAGCAAAGTGCATTGTCCCCTTGTCACTCACTGTTTAAAAGTTCGCTTTTCTTTACTTGTGGGGGAATTGTAACAGGAATTTACAGTCATTCCTCCATACCCGAGGGGGGTCGATTCCAGGACCCCAGTGGATGCCAGAACCGGCAGATGCTCAATTCCCATGCCATGGGCTTTCCATATGCTCCAATTCTGCATCCACAGATCCAAGCAACCCGGATGGTGTGGTATTTTCTATCCGCAGAGCGTCGACAGTATTTGGTTTGCTTGCGAGTATGCTAAGTTatttcagtcgcgtccaactcttggcaaccccatggagtgtatagccggccaggctcctctgagaatccatgggattctccaggcaagaatggagtggggtgccttctcctcctccaggggattttcccaacccagggatcgaatccgtgtctcttctgtctcctgcactggctgggtggttcttcaccactagcgccacctggggagggaAAAAACAAGCAGAGAATAAGAGAGAGAGCGGTGGGTTTAGAGTTGGATCTAGAGTTGAATCTACCAATGCAACTGTATCACCTGCCAGCCCTGAAAGTTGATGCTTAGTCTCTCTGAGTCTCTGTTACCTCATTGGTTAAAGtaagtggaatctagaaaaatgatataaatgaacctatttgccgggcagaaatagagatgagAATGGACGTGTGGACACTGGGCGGAgtcagggggaggggagagtgagacaaattgggagattaggattgccGTATAGACGCTACCATCTGTAaagtagatagctagtgggaacctccggtatagctcaggaaacccagctcagtgttctgtgatggcctagatggGTGAGACAGTGGGGAGAATAGGGGGAGGGAGGTCCAGTAGGAAGGGGATATAAGTAtaggtatagctgattcacttcattgtacagcagaaattatcgcagcattgtgaagcaattaaactccaataaagaaagaaaaggatggtGGAGACTGTCTGTGTACGTGCCTTCTCTGAGTTCTTAAAAAGAAGCCTTTCCTATCCAACTAGAATAAACAAGAGCACAGCGGTTGTTTAACCATGGTGATGCAAGGGAATTTTTTAAGAATCTCTATTATATTTTTGCTAGCCTGAAATTTATCTTCAGTAGTTCTGGGTTTTGAAAATTCAGAATCTCATCATTTgctgaattttttatatttttatcaacCACTACATAATCattcatacatatatgtaaacTTCAGAATTGATGCCTATATAtacttcttttgcatttctttttttagccATCATCCTTATTAAAGAGAGCAAATCTTTCTGTATTTCcttatttcatttgaaataacAGTTTTGAATGAAGACATCATATAAAGTGGGAAACAAATGACTGCTTTTTCACTGAATTTCAAAGCaacacaagaaagagaaatgaaaattatttcttagCAATccatattcactttttaaatggaGGCATGCCCCAAGCTTGATATCCTGTGGAGCTAGTGTTGGAttagtataaatatatttcagtgaTATTCCCACACTCCACAATTATGCACAATATCTGGAATTTCTGTTTTCCCAGAAAAACTTGTTGGGATATGAGGAACTTTCTAATTTACACATTTCTCCTCCACTTgccctgtttctctttctgtttttcagccTTTGCAACTGGACTGTAATCTTTGTGCCATCGTGTCAAACTCAGGTCAGATGGTCGGCCAGAAGGTGGGGAATGAGATAGATCAGTCATCCTGCATTTGGAGAATGAACAATGCACCCACCAAGGGCTATGAAGAGGATGTTGGCCGCATGACAATGATTCGCGTCGTATCCCATACCAGCGTTCCTCTTTTGCTGAAAAACCCTGATTATTTTTTCAAGGAAGCAAACGCTACTATTTATGTTATTTGGGGCCCTTTCCGCAATATGAGGAAAGATGGCAATGGCATTGTGTACAACATGTTGAAAAAGACTGTTGACATCTATCCCAATGCCCAAATTTATGTGACCACAGAGAAGCGCATGAGTTACTGTGATGGAGTGTTTAAGAAGGAAACTGGGAAAGACAGGTGAGTCCCCTGAGAAGTGGCCTTTTTGTCTTTCATGCTGTCTTTGCAGAATTCTTTTGCCAGCTATTAAATGAACAGTTATTTTTCAAACTGGTTGTTATATGTTTTTGACTATTATGATTACTTGATGAGCCAGCAGTGAGGCCCCATTTAGTCCACCTACGCCAACTTCTCTCTCTTCATTTTGATTGGATTGAACGCCCCCCCTCcactgcaaaaacaaacaaacaaacaaacactgacTGCTTCCCCAAGATATCTTTAggtttgttcttgtttagttcaATTTGCTATTGATTAAATTGGATATAAGCTGAAAGAAGTCTACACGTTTTTGTCTCAAAATAGAAATGTTAACTTTAGGAACTAAACTCCTTTGAAAGTTGTGGCAAAAATTTACTGAGACTGCAAAACAGAACAGGCTATTGATTCTGTAATAAGGTTGCAGAGTTTCTTGCCTGTAAATAGGCCCTACGTTTGTGAACTTGTGATCACCATAACTTAGCATTTAACATGTTAAGCAGAATATTATGTTGAAATTAAGCATTACTTAAAATCATTAACAGTGGGTTCTTGATGAgaaatgagatatatatatatatagatatataccatTCACTTAATTAGCTAAAAACCaatttgcatatttttattacatatggTTTTCTGCAGCATTCCGTAAACTACCTTTCCCGAGGTCTGCTTGTCTTACTTTTCTCCTGCTCCTTACTTTTCCTGCTTTCTCCCTgctccctcttccttctcctcttcttcatataacttacttttttcttcttctttagaaAGGTAACCAGCATATGACAGAGAAGCAGAGTTGTAAATCAGTCTATCTTTTATTTTAGTTCATATGTCTAGTACTGATAAAGAACTGCTGAAGGAAAAATTTTGAAactgattgctaaaattttgAATTACCACTGAATATTGCTTACTtgtgcaatcagttcagttcagttcagttgctcagtcgtgtctgattctttgcgaccccatgaattgcagcatgccaggcctccttgtccatcaccaactcccggagttcactcaaactcatgtccatcgagtcggtgatgccatccagccatctcatcctctgtcgtccccttctcctcctgtcctcaatccctcccagcatcagagtcttttccaatgagtcaactctttgcatgaggtgaccaaactattggagactca
It includes:
- the ST6GALNAC3 gene encoding alpha-N-acetylgalactosaminide alpha-2,6-sialyltransferase 3 isoform X5, whose translation is MVGQKVGNEIDQSSCIWRMNNAPTKGYEEDVGRMTMIRVVSHTSVPLLLKNPDYFFKEANATIYVIWGPFRNMRKDGNGIVYNMLKKTVDIYPNAQIYVTTEKRMSYCDGVFKKETGKDRVQSGSYLSTGWFTFILAMDACYGIHVYGMINDTYCKTEGYRKVPYHYYEQGRDECDEYFLHEHAPYGGHRFITEKKVFAKWAKKHRIIFTHPNWTVS
- the ST6GALNAC3 gene encoding alpha-N-acetylgalactosaminide alpha-2,6-sialyltransferase 3 isoform X4 — protein: MACILKRKSVIAVSFIAAFLFLLVVRLVNEVNFPLLLNCFGQPGAKWIPFSYTYRRPLRTHYGYINVRTQEPLQLDCNLCAIVSNSGQMVGQKVGNEIDQSSCIWRMNNAPTKGYEEDVGRMTMIRVVSHTSVPLLLKNPDYFFKEANATIYVIWGPFRNMRKDGNGIVYNMLKKTVDIYPNAQIYVTTEKRMSYCDGVFKKETGKDRIRWPWDFPGKNTGVGCHFLLQGIFPTWRLNLSLLHCTQILYGLNHQIKCICEC
- the ST6GALNAC3 gene encoding alpha-N-acetylgalactosaminide alpha-2,6-sialyltransferase 3 isoform X3 — translated: MACILKRKSVIAVSFIAAFLFLLVVRLVNEVNFPLLLNCFGQPGAKWIPFSYTYRRPLRTHYGYINVRTQEPLQLDCNLCAIVSNSGQMVGQKVGNEIDQSSCIWRMNNAPTKGYEEDVGRMTMIRVVSHTSVPLLLKNPDYFFKEANATIYVIWGPFRNMRKDGNGIVYNMLKKTVDIYPNAQIYVTTEKRMSYCDGVFKKETGKDRIRWPWDFPGKNTGVGCHFLLQGIFPTWRLNLSLLHCTQILYGLNHQGIFQPRD